The following proteins come from a genomic window of Acinetobacter sp. SAAs474:
- a CDS encoding enoyl-CoA hydratase has protein sequence MTLSCIQQPHEHLKVNLNDGILTLAINRPQAKNALYGELYLKIAQALDEADQDPQIRVVILRGVDHDFTAGNDMQDFMKFIQMPLHGKAGDAPPFVVLKSAAQFSKPLIMAVRGVAIGIGVTLLLHADLVYSDQSALFQIPFVSLGLSPEGASSQLLVQQAGYHKAAELLFTAQKFNSEKALNAGIINAIEIDPYATAQKQATHLAALPLASLRQTKALMKHNLNDIIACIDHEAEIFMQRVASPEMKEALSAFMQKRQPDFSQFNFA, from the coding sequence ATGACACTGAGTTGTATTCAACAACCACATGAACATTTAAAAGTAAATCTAAATGACGGTATCTTGACACTGGCAATTAATCGCCCACAAGCCAAAAATGCACTCTATGGCGAACTTTATTTAAAAATTGCTCAAGCACTCGATGAAGCAGATCAGGACCCTCAAATTCGTGTCGTAATTTTACGTGGCGTAGATCATGATTTTACTGCCGGAAATGACATGCAAGATTTTATGAAATTTATTCAAATGCCTTTGCATGGTAAAGCTGGCGATGCTCCTCCTTTTGTGGTGTTAAAATCTGCAGCACAATTTTCTAAACCTTTAATTATGGCTGTGCGCGGTGTTGCAATTGGTATCGGTGTTACACTGTTATTACATGCTGACCTCGTCTATAGTGACCAGAGTGCATTATTCCAAATTCCTTTTGTTAGTCTAGGATTGTCTCCCGAAGGTGCATCTAGTCAATTGTTAGTGCAGCAGGCAGGTTACCATAAAGCGGCTGAACTGCTATTTACTGCCCAAAAGTTTAATAGTGAAAAAGCATTAAATGCGGGGATTATTAATGCAATTGAAATAGACCCTTATGCTACAGCACAAAAACAAGCAACTCATTTAGCAGCACTGCCACTGGCCTCACTACGTCAGACCAAGGCTCTAATGAAACATAATCTTAACGATATTATTGCCTGTATTGATCACGAAGCAGAAATTTTTATGCAGCGCGTTGCCTCACCAGAAATGAAAGAAGCGCTAAGTGCTTTTATGCAAAAGCGACAACCTGATTTTTCGCAGTTTAATTTTGCATAA
- a CDS encoding LysE/ArgO family amino acid transporter: MLNSFVQGFLVSLSLIVAIGAQNALVLKQGLTRQYVFWICLLCALSDTILILAGIFGFAQILSMYPDWLIWVKYAGALFLWIYALQHFYLAYQIKSGLEQHPSQSSSLGRTLCICLMLTWLNPHVYLDTVILIGSISVQFAATKIYFASGAILASWLFFFSLGYAAQWLQPIFKDYRMWKFFHVLMALVMCWIGLHLLQ, from the coding sequence ATGCTCAATAGTTTTGTGCAAGGATTTTTGGTTAGTTTAAGTTTAATCGTTGCGATTGGGGCACAGAATGCTTTGGTATTAAAACAAGGTTTAACCCGACAATATGTATTCTGGATCTGTTTGTTGTGTGCACTGTCAGATACCATATTGATTTTGGCAGGTATTTTTGGTTTTGCACAAATACTGAGTATGTATCCCGATTGGCTCATTTGGGTTAAATATGCTGGTGCATTATTTTTATGGATCTATGCGTTACAGCATTTTTATCTGGCCTATCAAATTAAATCTGGTTTAGAACAGCACCCATCTCAATCATCCAGTTTAGGGCGAACATTATGTATTTGTCTGATGTTGACGTGGTTAAATCCTCATGTTTATTTAGATACCGTCATATTAATCGGCAGTATTTCGGTACAATTTGCAGCGACAAAAATTTATTTTGCCAGTGGTGCAATTTTGGCTTCTTGGTTGTTTTTCTTTAGTTTAGGTTATGCGGCACAGTGGCTACAGCCAATATTTAAAGATTATCGTATGTGGAAATTTTTTCATGTCTTGATGGCGCTGGTGATGTGCTGGATTGGTCTTCATCTATTGCAATAG
- a CDS encoding LysR family transcriptional regulator ArgP — translation MLAHKSCEAFLAVAEYGSFEAAATQLCITASAVSLRVQTLEKQLGQIFIVRERPCRVTHAGEILLKHLQHQRLKENQLLQQLQGHHRHAFYQLNIATNADTLATWLLPILQPILIQKKITLNLMIEDQSQTHELLANGLVNACISEVPQTMKGCHAHLLGNMRYKMVATPQFRQDWFDQGIHRQSIRQAPAVIFNHKDQLHEKMTLSLFGLNQHDYPHHFIPSSTAFVEAIELSLGFGMVPEIQIQQQLHTGQLIELLPEARKDQYLYWHHWEQQSTALHAISQQIITQTQQLLIYNE, via the coding sequence ATGTTAGCGCATAAATCGTGTGAAGCTTTTTTAGCTGTAGCTGAGTATGGTAGCTTCGAAGCCGCAGCAACACAATTATGCATTACAGCATCAGCAGTAAGCCTGCGTGTACAAACACTTGAAAAACAATTAGGACAAATATTCATTGTACGAGAACGTCCATGTCGTGTGACTCATGCAGGAGAAATTTTACTCAAACATCTGCAACATCAACGTTTAAAAGAAAATCAGTTGTTACAACAATTACAAGGTCATCATCGTCATGCATTTTATCAATTAAATATTGCGACCAATGCAGATACATTGGCAACATGGCTACTTCCCATCCTACAACCAATACTCATTCAAAAAAAAATTACCTTAAACTTAATGATTGAAGATCAGTCACAAACACATGAATTACTGGCAAATGGTTTAGTCAATGCCTGTATTTCAGAAGTCCCGCAAACCATGAAAGGCTGTCATGCGCATTTACTAGGAAATATGCGCTATAAAATGGTTGCTACACCGCAGTTTAGACAAGACTGGTTTGATCAAGGAATACATCGCCAATCGATACGCCAAGCACCCGCTGTGATTTTTAATCATAAAGATCAACTACATGAAAAAATGACTTTATCGCTATTTGGTTTAAATCAACACGATTATCCTCATCATTTTATTCCCTCCTCAACTGCTTTTGTTGAAGCAATTGAATTATCACTTGGCTTTGGTATGGTGCCGGAAATACAAATCCAGCAACAATTACACACAGGGCAATTAATTGAACTTCTACCAGAAGCACGTAAGGATCAATATTTATATTGGCACCACTGGGAACAGCAGTCCACTGCACTACATGCGATCAGTCAGCAAATAATTACTCAAACACAGCAATTGCTGATATACAACGAGTGA
- the cysW gene encoding sulfate ABC transporter permease subunit CysW has protein sequence MNINPNALAEKLQSRDATREPTWVRYLLLTIALIFFLSCLVLPLILVFVEAFKQGMNVYFQALIQPDTLSAVKLTLLTAAIAVPMNVIFGVAAAWAVAKFNFRGKSILTTLIDLPFAVSPVIAGLMLVLIFGTQGWFGDWLLDHDIKILYAIPAIVIATIFITVPFVARELIPLMEAQGTEEEEAAIVLGASGWQTFWKVTLPNIKWGLIYGVILCNARAMGEFGAVSVVSGHIRGETNTLPLYVEILYNEYTFSAAFAVSSLLAFLAIITLIFKAWIEARQGKQIKPYEDSTI, from the coding sequence ATGAATATCAATCCCAATGCTTTAGCTGAAAAATTACAGTCACGTGATGCAACCCGCGAACCGACTTGGGTACGTTATCTGTTACTGACCATTGCCTTGATTTTCTTTTTAAGCTGCCTCGTCTTACCACTTATTCTGGTCTTTGTTGAAGCGTTTAAACAAGGTATGAATGTTTATTTTCAAGCCTTAATACAACCCGATACATTATCAGCAGTTAAACTCACCTTACTGACTGCTGCAATTGCCGTTCCAATGAATGTCATTTTTGGTGTTGCTGCAGCATGGGCTGTTGCTAAATTTAATTTCCGTGGTAAATCTATTTTAACCACCTTAATTGATCTTCCATTTGCCGTTTCTCCTGTGATTGCAGGTTTAATGTTGGTACTGATTTTTGGTACGCAAGGCTGGTTTGGTGATTGGTTATTAGATCATGATATTAAAATCTTATATGCTATCCCTGCAATTGTGATTGCCACTATTTTTATCACAGTACCTTTTGTTGCACGTGAGCTCATTCCACTCATGGAAGCTCAAGGTACGGAAGAAGAAGAAGCTGCAATTGTATTGGGTGCTTCAGGTTGGCAAACCTTTTGGAAAGTGACTTTACCCAACATCAAGTGGGGCCTGATTTATGGTGTCATTTTATGTAATGCGCGTGCTATGGGCGAGTTTGGTGCGGTATCGGTTGTATCTGGCCATATCCGTGGTGAAACCAACACCCTACCACTCTATGTTGAAATTCTTTATAACGAATATACATTTAGTGCAGCATTTGCGGTGTCTTCGCTTTTGGCCTTTCTCGCCATTATTACTTTAATTTTCAAAGCATGGATTGAAGCACGCCAAGGCAAGCAAATTAAACCATATGAAGATTCAACCATCTAA
- the queC gene encoding 7-cyano-7-deazaguanine synthase QueC, which translates to MRSRAVVLLSGGLDSTTCLAWAQAQYDCIALSFSYGQRSSTELDAAKALAERAGIEHRIINIDLGNLGGSALTDHSIEIPEQEQTGIPITYVPARNTIFLSYALAAAEVFAAEAIVIGINAVDYSGYPDCRPEFIDAFANMARLATKVGVEGKPLKFETPLLHLSKANIIRLGIEHGVDYSQTVSCYQADQEGRACGKCDSCRLRKQGFAEAGVTDPTRYMPN; encoded by the coding sequence ATGCGCTCTCGTGCCGTAGTCTTATTATCTGGCGGTTTAGATTCCACTACATGTTTAGCTTGGGCACAAGCTCAATATGACTGTATTGCCTTAAGCTTTAGTTATGGTCAACGTTCCTCTACTGAGCTGGATGCTGCCAAAGCACTTGCAGAACGTGCAGGTATTGAACATCGTATCATTAATATTGATTTAGGTAATTTAGGCGGCTCTGCGCTGACCGACCATAGTATTGAAATTCCTGAACAAGAACAAACCGGTATTCCAATTACTTATGTACCCGCACGTAATACTATTTTTCTTTCCTATGCTTTAGCTGCAGCCGAAGTTTTTGCAGCAGAAGCGATTGTAATTGGAATTAATGCAGTCGATTACTCGGGTTATCCAGACTGTCGTCCAGAGTTTATTGATGCCTTTGCTAATATGGCTCGCTTGGCCACCAAAGTCGGGGTAGAAGGTAAACCGCTTAAATTTGAAACACCTTTATTACATTTATCCAAAGCAAATATTATTCGCTTAGGCATTGAACATGGCGTAGACTATAGTCAAACTGTGTCATGCTACCAAGCAGACCAAGAAGGACGAGCATGTGGAAAGTGTGATAGCTGTCGCTTACGCAAGCAAGGCTTTGCTGAAGCAGGTGTTACAGATCCAACTCGTTATATGCCTAATTAA
- the queE gene encoding 7-carboxy-7-deazaguanine synthase QueE, giving the protein MTTSLRSSAIPVSDPSAGLRITEIFYSLQGEANTAGLPTVFIRLTGCPLRCTYCDTTYSFEGGTRISLDEIIQRTLSFNTPYICVTGGEPLAQPNALPLMQRLVDLGCHVSLETSGALDVSHIDPRVSKVLDLKTPTSGEMSRNLISNIDYLTLHDQIKFVICNREDYEWSKAQVAQYTLNEKVNTIWFSPAFAVEKGAVRLPQLARDLAQWILEDHLPVRFQLQLHKLLWNDETGR; this is encoded by the coding sequence ATGACAACTTCTCTACGTTCTTCGGCTATTCCTGTTTCTGATCCTTCTGCAGGACTACGTATTACGGAGATCTTTTACTCACTGCAAGGGGAAGCAAATACTGCGGGATTACCCACTGTTTTTATTCGTTTAACGGGCTGTCCTTTACGTTGCACTTATTGTGATACAACCTATTCATTTGAAGGTGGCACACGAATATCACTTGACGAAATTATTCAACGTACACTGAGTTTTAATACACCTTATATCTGTGTAACTGGCGGTGAACCTTTAGCACAACCGAATGCCTTACCCTTGATGCAACGCTTAGTCGATTTAGGTTGTCACGTCTCTCTAGAAACAAGTGGCGCACTGGATGTGTCCCATATTGATCCACGTGTATCTAAAGTTTTAGATCTTAAAACACCAACCTCTGGTGAAATGTCACGAAATTTAATAAGTAATATTGATTATTTAACCTTACATGATCAAATTAAATTTGTGATTTGTAATCGTGAAGATTATGAATGGTCTAAAGCCCAAGTGGCACAGTACACACTCAATGAAAAAGTGAATACCATCTGGTTCTCCCCCGCTTTTGCTGTTGAAAAAGGTGCTGTCCGCTTACCACAACTTGCACGTGATTTAGCACAATGGATTTTAGAAGACCATCTCCCCGTTCGTTTCCAACTACAATTACATAAATTGTTATGGAACGATGAAACTGGTCGTTAA
- the dapD gene encoding 2,3,4,5-tetrahydropyridine-2,6-dicarboxylate N-succinyltransferase encodes MSQLSTIIEQAFEDRANFTAADCPAEIRQAVEEAIAGLDNGTLRVAEKIDGEWIVHQWLKKAVLLSFKLNDNKVIESCDLQFYDKVDTKFNGWTEAQFKAAGVRVVPPAVARKGSFQAKNVVLMPSYVNIGAYVDEGTMVDTWATVGSCAQIGKNVHLSGGVGIGGVLEPLQANPTIIEDNCFIGARSEIVEGVIVEEGSVISMGVFIGQSTKIYDRETGEIHYGRVPAGSVVVAGTLPSKCGTCNLYAAIIVKKVDAKTRAKTSLNDLLRED; translated from the coding sequence ATGTCACAGCTTTCAACAATCATTGAACAAGCTTTTGAAGACCGTGCTAATTTTACAGCTGCAGATTGTCCTGCAGAAATTCGTCAGGCAGTTGAGGAAGCAATTGCAGGCTTAGATAACGGTACATTACGCGTTGCTGAAAAAATTGACGGTGAATGGATCGTTCACCAATGGTTGAAAAAAGCAGTGTTATTATCATTTAAACTCAATGATAATAAAGTCATTGAATCATGTGACCTTCAATTCTATGACAAAGTAGATACCAAATTTAATGGCTGGACTGAGGCTCAGTTTAAAGCAGCTGGTGTACGTGTTGTTCCACCCGCTGTTGCACGTAAAGGTTCATTCCAAGCAAAAAATGTTGTACTCATGCCGTCATACGTCAATATTGGCGCGTATGTCGACGAAGGCACCATGGTAGATACTTGGGCAACTGTTGGTTCTTGCGCACAAATTGGTAAAAATGTTCACCTTTCTGGCGGTGTTGGTATTGGTGGTGTACTTGAGCCATTACAAGCAAACCCAACCATTATTGAAGATAACTGCTTCATTGGCGCACGTTCTGAAATTGTAGAAGGTGTGATTGTAGAAGAAGGCTCTGTCATTTCAATGGGTGTATTTATTGGTCAATCGACTAAGATTTATGACCGTGAAACTGGTGAAATTCATTATGGTCGTGTACCTGCTGGCTCTGTTGTCGTTGCTGGAACGCTGCCATCAAAATGTGGTACATGTAACTTATATGCAGCCATTATTGTGAAAAAAGTAGATGCAAAAACGCGTGCTAAAACCAGCTTGAATGATTTATTACGCGAAGACTAA
- a CDS encoding peroxiredoxin, translating into MSLKINLPQQNFATTTGQVNLNEMTTDWLIIYFYPKDSTPGCTTQAVSFSCLKDQFDALNTTIIGVSRDSVKTHQNFTAKQNLSINLISDPEEILCQHFDVIKEKNMYGKKVMGIERSTFIFHQGQLVKSYRKVKAAGHAEQVLADLTKLQNS; encoded by the coding sequence ATGTCATTGAAAATCAATTTACCTCAGCAAAATTTTGCCACTACCACGGGACAAGTCAATCTCAATGAGATGACCACAGACTGGTTAATCATTTACTTCTATCCTAAAGATTCAACACCAGGATGTACCACACAAGCGGTCAGCTTTTCATGTCTAAAAGATCAGTTTGATGCACTCAATACCACGATTATTGGTGTTTCGCGTGATTCAGTGAAGACACATCAAAATTTTACAGCAAAACAAAATCTCAGTATTAATTTAATCAGTGATCCAGAAGAAATACTGTGTCAGCATTTTGATGTGATTAAAGAGAAAAACATGTATGGCAAAAAAGTCATGGGCATTGAACGATCTACCTTTATTTTTCATCAAGGCCAATTGGTCAAAAGCTATCGTAAAGTCAAAGCAGCTGGACATGCTGAACAAGTTTTAGCTGACCTAACAAAGCTACAAAATTCATAA
- the carO gene encoding ornithine uptake porin CarO: protein MKAIKTILAASMFTAIAGSTMAGVIDDGYVGASSLLPTGARVEVGTTGYGAALQWAVNPYVGLALGYNGGDISWNSNLKIDGSKYDWDQNNKNTYLNAEIRPWGASDNKWAEAFYVAAGVAYLKNDYDLERRVGAGESFKVNHTEFKAGDQGIRIKGSTDYKNTIAPYLGVGYSPKLGQNWGLFAEAGAYYSGNPKADLVYAGGNLEGMTDEATKKDLNLEDALKAEGSKISNKNKYAWMPVAKVGVNFFW from the coding sequence ATGAAAGCGATTAAAACAATCCTAGCAGCTTCGATGTTCACGGCAATTGCAGGTTCAACGATGGCTGGTGTTATCGATGATGGATATGTCGGAGCTTCTTCTTTATTACCAACGGGTGCACGCGTAGAAGTGGGGACTACTGGGTATGGTGCTGCATTACAATGGGCCGTTAATCCATATGTGGGCTTAGCATTAGGTTATAATGGTGGCGACATTTCATGGAATAGCAATTTAAAAATTGATGGGTCAAAATATGATTGGGACCAGAACAATAAAAACACCTATTTAAATGCAGAAATTCGTCCTTGGGGAGCAAGTGATAATAAGTGGGCTGAGGCATTTTATGTTGCAGCAGGTGTTGCTTACTTAAAAAATGACTATGATCTTGAACGTCGTGTTGGTGCAGGTGAAAGCTTTAAGGTCAATCATACCGAGTTTAAAGCGGGTGATCAAGGTATTCGTATTAAAGGAAGTACTGATTATAAAAACACCATTGCGCCGTATTTAGGTGTGGGTTATTCGCCTAAATTAGGACAAAACTGGGGGCTTTTTGCTGAAGCAGGTGCTTACTACAGTGGTAATCCAAAAGCAGATTTAGTATATGCTGGTGGTAATTTAGAAGGTATGACAGATGAAGCAACTAAAAAAGATCTTAATCTAGAGGATGCATTAAAAGCTGAAGGAAGCAAAATTTCGAATAAAAATAAATATGCATGGATGCCAGTGGCTAAAGTTGGTGTTAATTTCTTCTGGTAA
- a CDS encoding NGG1p interacting factor NIF3 gives MLKLIYYVPDSHLEVTKQAIFDAGAGGIGHYQHCAWQVLGLGQFQATTGATPFVGSVGELEKVAEWRVETLVAEINMMAVVTALKMAHPYEVPAFEFIQLFHVDAE, from the coding sequence ATGCTCAAATTGATTTATTATGTTCCTGACTCACATCTTGAAGTGACCAAACAAGCTATTTTTGATGCGGGCGCAGGGGGAATTGGCCATTATCAACACTGTGCTTGGCAAGTTCTAGGTCTTGGGCAGTTTCAAGCGACAACTGGTGCGACACCTTTTGTAGGTAGCGTCGGGGAGTTAGAAAAAGTCGCTGAATGGCGTGTGGAGACTTTAGTGGCTGAAATAAATATGATGGCTGTCGTGACAGCTTTAAAGATGGCCCATCCTTATGAAGTGCCTGCATTTGAGTTTATTCAACTTTTTCATGTTGATGCTGAATAA
- a CDS encoding sulfate/molybdate ABC transporter ATP-binding protein, protein MSIQVKNIEKNFGAFHALKNITLDFPDGQLVALLGPSGCGKTTLLRIIAGLESADGGQVILEGQDATDVHVRERQVGFVFQHYALFRHMTVFDNVAFGLRVRPRGTRPSEAEIKQRVMRLLDLVQLSFLADRYPAQLSGGQRQRIALARALAVEPRVLLLDEPFGALDAKVRKELRRWLRTLHDELHITSIFVTHDQEEALEVADQIIVMNKGQVEQIGSPREVYEQPATPFVFDFLGQANRFEGYSHQGIIQIGEDRIQLPHHENAPQGDVVAFARPHELRIHSQPEANAIQATFLREVWIAGKILAELSDYQGNTIEIALTAEESKQHQFRINQTVWLSPTKLHLFENQVA, encoded by the coding sequence ATGAGTATTCAAGTTAAAAATATTGAAAAAAACTTCGGTGCATTCCATGCGCTTAAAAATATTACCTTAGATTTTCCAGATGGCCAATTGGTTGCCTTACTTGGTCCATCAGGTTGCGGTAAAACAACATTACTACGCATTATTGCTGGTTTAGAATCTGCAGATGGTGGGCAAGTGATTCTGGAAGGTCAGGATGCGACCGATGTGCATGTGCGCGAGCGTCAAGTTGGTTTCGTATTCCAGCATTATGCTTTATTTCGTCACATGACCGTATTTGATAACGTTGCATTTGGCTTACGTGTTCGACCACGTGGTACTCGTCCGTCTGAAGCAGAAATTAAACAGCGCGTCATGCGCTTACTGGATTTAGTCCAACTGAGTTTTTTAGCAGATCGCTATCCAGCTCAATTATCGGGCGGTCAACGACAACGTATTGCACTCGCACGTGCCTTAGCAGTTGAACCGCGTGTCCTATTACTAGATGAACCTTTTGGTGCTTTAGATGCCAAAGTACGTAAAGAGCTACGTCGCTGGCTACGTACACTACATGATGAATTACATATTACCTCTATTTTTGTCACACATGATCAAGAGGAAGCTTTAGAAGTTGCTGATCAAATCATTGTCATGAACAAAGGTCAAGTAGAACAGATTGGTTCACCTCGTGAAGTGTATGAACAACCTGCCACGCCTTTTGTTTTTGACTTTTTAGGTCAGGCCAACCGTTTTGAAGGATACAGTCATCAAGGCATTATTCAAATTGGTGAAGATCGTATTCAACTACCACACCATGAAAATGCACCACAAGGTGATGTGGTTGCTTTTGCTCGACCACATGAACTGCGTATTCATAGCCAACCAGAAGCAAATGCCATTCAAGCCACTTTTTTACGTGAAGTTTGGATAGCAGGCAAAATTTTAGCAGAACTAAGTGATTACCAAGGTAATACCATTGAAATCGCATTAACTGCTGAAGAATCAAAACAACATCAATTTCGTATTAATCAAACTGTTTGGCTCAGTCCGACCAAATTACATTTATTTGAAAACCAAGTCGCTTAA
- a CDS encoding nitroreductase family protein, translated as MSNSTTEKQRYYEPAPIDIDIDNFRKVIESRRSVRKFTDKAIPNDVLDACLDLALLAPNSSNLQPWTFYVVQQADNKKKLVKACLGQLAAKTAAELIVCVARTDRIDEMAAKNLSAFPFPEVPAAVKKYYKIIPYNYKTGYFNAFGHFKKLAFGVARTLDKQLPVTAFNPADAKLWASKTTALACENLVLALRAYGFDSCMMEGFDEPLIRQLLNLNDQQYPVMVIAAGERAKDGVFFPQYRFDRDLFIQKL; from the coding sequence ATGTCAAATTCTACGACTGAAAAACAACGTTATTATGAACCTGCACCTATCGATATTGATATTGATAATTTTCGTAAAGTCATTGAAAGTCGACGCTCTGTCCGTAAATTTACGGATAAAGCGATCCCAAATGACGTCTTAGATGCATGCTTAGATTTAGCTTTACTCGCACCCAACTCATCAAACTTACAACCATGGACATTTTATGTCGTTCAACAAGCTGATAACAAAAAGAAACTGGTCAAGGCCTGTCTTGGTCAACTTGCTGCTAAAACTGCTGCAGAATTGATTGTTTGTGTTGCCAGAACAGATCGCATTGATGAGATGGCAGCAAAAAATCTCAGTGCATTCCCTTTCCCAGAAGTTCCCGCAGCAGTTAAAAAATACTACAAAATTATTCCTTATAATTATAAAACAGGCTACTTCAATGCCTTTGGTCATTTTAAAAAATTGGCATTTGGTGTGGCAAGAACTCTAGATAAACAGCTTCCTGTAACTGCATTTAATCCAGCAGATGCCAAACTTTGGGCCAGTAAAACAACTGCACTGGCATGTGAAAATCTGGTATTGGCCCTGCGTGCTTATGGTTTTGATAGCTGTATGATGGAAGGTTTTGATGAACCCTTGATTCGTCAATTATTAAATCTCAATGATCAGCAGTATCCCGTTATGGTCATTGCAGCCGGTGAACGCGCCAAAGATGGTGTCTTCTTTCCGCAATATCGCTTTGATCGTGATCTATTTATTCAAAAGCTTTAA
- a CDS encoding nicotinate-nicotinamide nucleotide adenylyltransferase, translated as MKYIFDYLVFIGRFQPFHLAHMQTIEIALQQSHHVILALGSAQNERTIKNPFLVSERKLMILLNFSEQDRKRIHFIDVIDVYNDEKWQQLVKSLVMKIANHQDKIGLIGHFKDDSSYYLKFFPEWQLVELNSLKDAMSATPVREAYYRGEIQLDAFPQGTIQFLQQFQKTAIYQQLQHKYQMQDGSPL; from the coding sequence ATGAAATATATTTTTGATTATTTAGTGTTTATTGGTCGTTTTCAACCTTTTCATTTGGCACATATGCAAACGATTGAAATTGCTTTACAGCAAAGTCATCATGTCATTTTAGCCTTAGGCTCTGCACAAAATGAACGGACCATTAAAAATCCATTTTTAGTATCTGAACGTAAGTTGATGATTTTGTTAAATTTTTCTGAACAAGATCGCAAGCGTATTCATTTTATAGATGTGATTGATGTCTATAATGATGAAAAATGGCAACAGTTGGTTAAGTCCTTAGTGATGAAAATTGCTAATCATCAGGATAAAATTGGTTTAATTGGCCATTTTAAAGATGATTCTTCTTACTATTTAAAATTTTTTCCAGAATGGCAGCTGGTTGAGCTAAATAGTTTAAAAGATGCGATGTCTGCAACGCCTGTACGCGAAGCCTATTACCGAGGAGAAATACAATTGGATGCCTTTCCACAAGGCACTATTCAGTTTTTGCAACAGTTTCAAAAGACCGCAATATATCAGCAACTGCAGCATAAATATCAAATGCAGGATGGTAGCCCACTTTAA
- a CDS encoding CysB family HTH-type transcriptional regulator, with translation MNFQQLRIIRETVRQNFNLTEASAALYTSQSGVSKHIKDLEDELGVQLFIRKGKRLLGLTEPGQSLLGIVERMLVDADNIKRLADDFNRVDEGTLTIATTHTQARYILPPIINQFKQEFPKVHLILQQGSPIEIAEMLLQGEADIGIATESLTTEDNLASIPYYNWQHSIITPQHHPLTTKAQISIADLASYPIITYHDGFTGRSKINKAFEDAGLEVDIVMSALDTDVIKTYVELGMGVGIVNNVAYDPERDYRLKQIETDLFGINTTWIAVRKGHLLRGYGYEFISLCSPDTNIKALKKMAYPED, from the coding sequence ATGAATTTCCAACAACTACGAATTATTCGAGAAACAGTGAGGCAGAACTTTAATCTTACTGAGGCATCAGCTGCACTTTATACATCACAATCTGGTGTCAGTAAGCATATTAAAGATCTAGAAGATGAGTTAGGCGTACAACTGTTTATTCGTAAAGGCAAACGTTTATTGGGTTTAACTGAACCAGGACAGTCTTTACTCGGAATCGTAGAACGAATGTTGGTAGATGCGGATAACATTAAACGCTTAGCCGATGATTTTAATCGTGTTGATGAAGGGACGCTCACTATTGCCACAACACATACTCAGGCACGTTATATTTTACCGCCAATTATAAATCAGTTTAAGCAGGAATTTCCCAAAGTCCATTTAATCCTGCAACAAGGCAGTCCAATTGAGATTGCTGAAATGTTATTACAAGGTGAAGCCGATATTGGTATTGCGACCGAGTCATTAACGACAGAAGATAATTTAGCCAGTATCCCTTACTATAATTGGCAACATAGTATTATTACACCACAACATCATCCATTAACCACCAAAGCACAGATCAGTATTGCCGATTTGGCCAGTTATCCGATTATTACCTATCATGATGGCTTTACTGGACGCTCTAAGATCAATAAAGCATTTGAAGATGCAGGTCTTGAAGTCGATATTGTGATGTCTGCACTTGATACCGATGTTATCAAAACTTATGTTGAACTCGGTATGGGGGTCGGTATTGTCAATAATGTTGCTTATGACCCAGAACGTGATTATCGTCTAAAACAAATTGAAACGGATCTTTTTGGTATCAATACCACTTGGATTGCAGTACGTAAAGGTCATTTATTACGCGGTTATGGTTATGAATTTATTTCGCTTTGCTCACCAGACACCAATATTAAAGCATTGAAAAAAATGGCTTATCCAGAAGATTAG